The region CGAAAGAGGAGTTTCAACGTATGAAAAATTTGATTAGTAAGATTGCAAATCTTCCGGTTGGAGTGATTGCAACCTGTGTTGGGATGGCGACGCTTTCTAACGTCTATTTGACGCTTGGATACACAGGCATTCGTCATGTGAGTATGATGATTGCAGCAGTGATTTGGATTGCTGCGTTCATTAAAATCACGGTTCATTTTAAAACATTTAAACAAGAGTATCAAAATGTCGTTCCAGCTAGTTTATATGCCACTTTTACCATGTTAACGATGATCCTAGGGAGTTATATCTTTAGCTATCAACAGACAATTGGAAAAGCCATTTGGTTAACAGGTGTTTGTCTTCATATTCTGCATATCTTAATTTTTACATATCGAAATGTGATTAAAGGTGTGAAAAAAGAGACCTTTATTCCAAGTTGGTTTGTAACTTATAACGGATTACTAGTTTCAACCGTTGTTGGAACGGCTATGAACGAGCCAATGTTATCAAAATGTATTGTCTTTTATGGAATTACAGTCTTTATCATTATTATCCCATTTATGATTATCCGTATGATTAAACGACCAATCCCGGATGCTTTATATCATACAAGTGCTATTTTATTAGCACCAAGTAGTTTATGTTTAGTTAGTTATTTAAACGTCATCCCAAACCCTAATGCTGTCGTGGTTTATTGTTTATACGCAGCAGTCTTTGCAACGTTAATTTTTATTTTAATCAGTATCCCTAAATTTTTTAAACCTGCATTCCACCCAGGCTTTGCAGGATTAACATTCCCACTAGCAATTGGAGTGGTGGCGTCAATGAAAATGTCAAACTTCTTAATGGCACAGGGAATGGAAACACTTGGAGCATTTATTAAAGAAGTTTCAGGCATTCAAATCTATATGACAACGGCAATTATTGCTTTTGTTTTCTATAACTTTGTAAGACTTTTTGTGAAGTCTTATCAAAAATAATGATTAATTGATAGCCCTTTTAAAATGTAATTTACCCCTTATTGATAAAACCAACATTGATTTGAATCAGTGTTGGTTTTTTTATGCGTAAATTAATTATGCTTTGAATAACTTTGGATAAACTAAAGATAGCAAATAGAAATAGTAATTTTAAAAAAGAAATGGAGTGCTAGAGTATGAGATTATTAGAAAAAATAGGTCGTCTACCTGTTGGAGTACTAGCCACTTCAGTTGGGCTGGTCACGCTATCGAATATCTATTTATTACTTGGTTTTCCAATCTTAAAGCATCTTGCTATGATGGTGGCTATTTTGGTCCGGTTAGCAGCATTACTTAAAATAACAGTTCACTTTCGAATTTTTAAATCTGAGTATAAGCAGGCTGTTCCAGCTAGTCTGTATGGAACTTTTTCCATGTTGACGATGATTATAGGAAGTTATCTGGTCAATTATGAGGAAACAATAGGAAAGGCTTTTTGGTATATCGGAATATTGCTTCATTTAATTCATACGGTTGTTTTTACTTATGAGCATGTAGTGAAAGGAGTGAATAAGGATTCCTTTACGCCAACTTGGTTTGTGACTTATGATGGGTTACTTGTATCAACCGTCGTTGGGAGTGCAATGGGAAATCAAGTTTTACAAGAAGTGATCTGTTGGTATGGATTAGTGATGTTTATTATCATTATGCCGTTCATGATTCTTCGTTTGTTAAAACGTCCCATTGCAGAACAACTTTATCATACAACGGCGATTTTGATTGCCCCAGGAAGTTTAGTAATAGTGAGTTTCTTAAATGTTTTTGCAGAGCCTAATCCACTTATTTTATATGGGCTTTATGCCGTTATTTTTAGTTCATTCATTTTTATTCTCTATAACATTCCCAAATTTTTTAGATTTTCTTTCCATCCAGGCTTTGCAGGATTAACCTTCCCATTAGCAATCGGAACTGTTGCTTCGACTAGCTTTTCTAACCATTTAATAAACCACGAACTAGAAGGATTAGGAGTTTTGATTAAACAACTTTCTGGAATCGAATTATTTTTAGCAACAGCAGTCATAGCCTTTGTTTGTTATAATTTTTTAAGAATGCTTGTCAGAACCTATCAAAGCGCTCAAAACGTTTAATAAAAAAAGTGTATCATATCGATACACTTTTTAAGATACAAGTAGTACTCCGTTGTTCCTACTTAAGAAAACTTAAACTGAATTCAAAAGGTGACGAAAATTTTGTGAAGTAGACGTCACCTTTATAGAGCTAATCGATAAATTTCGAGCGCGTCTGCTTCTTTAATTGGAACATAGTTTCCAACAGAGTCACAATCACAAACTAACTTTTGAGCTAATTCTTCAATGTGATCAGTTGGAAGATCGGCATCGCTAAAAGAAGTTGGAAGTCCTAAAGCTTTAAAGAATGATTCAAGTTTTTCAATTGCCAGTAAAGCTGTTTCTTCTGGATGATTTAAGTTGATCTCTAAATTGAAGACGCGACTTCCGAATTGAGCAAAACGATTAACATCATGATGATAGACATATTTCATCCAAGCGGGGAAGATGATAGCAAGACCTGCTCCATGAGCAATATCATACATGCCACTTAATTCATGTTCAATATCATGACTTGCCCAATCGCCAATACGGCCCATATCTAAACTGCCATTATGGGCAATCATTCCAGCAAGCATCAGTTCTGCACGAATATCATAATTGAAGGGATCATTCATGACACGTAAACCATTATCAATAATTGATTTCATGGTAGCTTCACATAAGCGGTCTGTTATGTCAACATGACGTTCGTTAGTAAAATAGCGTTCTAAAACATGTGCTAACATATCAGCAATTCCACAGGCTGTTTGATAGGTGGGAAGAGTAAAGGTTAACTCAGGATTTAAAATTGAAAAAACAGGGCGTAACGATTCATGACCGAAACTACGTTTTAAACCAATTTCGTCGTTTGTGACAACCGTTCCACTACTTGTTTCGCTACCGGCAGCGGGAATGGTTAAAATAGTCGCGAGTGGTAAACACTCATGTTCAACAGCAACGCCACAGAATAAATCCCAAACATCACCTTCATAGTGAACGCCTGCTGCAATTGCTTTAGCAGAATCAATTACACTCCCTCCACCAACTGCTAAAATAAATGGAATTTCTTGTTCTTGACAAAGGTTAATTCCTTTTCGAACCAGTGAAAGACGAGGGTTTGGTTTAACTCCTCCAAGTTCAAAGACTTCAATTCCAGCCTCATGAAGTGAGTGCATCACTTTGTCATAAAGCCCAGTTTTCTTAATTGAACCGCCTCCATAATGCAGTAGCACCTTGTTTGTATATTTTTTTAATTCCTGACCCACGCTTGCTTCAGTCTCACGACCGAAAATAATCTTTGTTCCATTTTGATAGTGAAAATCTTGCATGATAACCCTCCCTAAATTTAGATGTTATAGGATTATTTTACCTTAAATGCTTCTCAAAAGCGAATGAATAGGATAACATATTAGAGTGATAATATGTTTAATAAAAGAATGGAGATTGTGTTTATGTTTATCAATTGGTTAACTAAACTCTTTATTAAAAATTATGATCAACTCGAACGAGAAGAAGTACGAACGCAATATGTTTACATCGCAGGGATTATTGGAATTTTAGCGAACATCTTACTTTTTATAGTTAAATTCTCTGTTGGTGTCTTAACGGGAAGTATTGCGGTGATGGCAGATGCTTTTAATAATTTCTCAGATACCGCTTCATCCGTGATCACGATGATTGGGGTTAAACTGGCAAATCTTCCAGCTGATAAAGAACATCCACATGGACACGGTCGTTTAGAATATTTATCAGCTTTGCTTGTAGCTTTTATGGTGATGTTAGTTGGAGTCCAATTCATTAAATCATCAGTTGAACGAATTTTAAATCCCAGTGTTATTCAATTTGAAATCGTGTCATTTATTTTATTAGCGATTTCGGTAGTAGTTAAACTTTGGTTGAGTCGTTTTAATAAAGTAATGGGAGAGAAGGTAAACTCGTCAGCGTTAAAGGCAGCCTCTGTCGATGCACTTGGAGACGTTTTCACTTCAAGTACCGTTTTAATTTCTTTTTTAGCCGCTCGTTTTACAAGCTTTCCAGTTGATGGATATGCTGGGGTTTTAGTAGCAGGTTTCATTTTATACGCCGGTTACACGTTAGTGAAAGAAACGATTAGTCCTCTACTTGGAGAAGCTCCAGATGAGGAACTAGTCAATGATATTTATGAACGAATTTTATCATATGATTTAATTACAGGCGCTCATGATTTAGTCATTCATAACTACGGAGTCGGACGTATTATGGCTTCGATTCATGCTGAAATTCCAGCTGACCAGGATATTATGACCATCCATGATGTTATTGACCAAGCTGAACGTGAAATTTCAGAAGCCCTCAAGCTTCATCTCGTGGTTCATATGGATCCAGTTTGTATTGAAACCGATGAAATTAAAGAAATGAAAAGGGAACTAGATAAAATTATCGCAACACATCCGGCTATTTTATCGATGCATGATTTTCGAATTATTGGTCATGAACCGAATAAAAATCTTGTGTTTGACTTAGTCGTGGACGGTAGTAAGTTAACAAAAGAATTGACGGAAGATCAAATTAAAGATGCAGTGATTACTCAAATTAGACAGAGTCATCCAACTTATCGATGTGTGATTGTGATTGATAAGGCTTACCTCTAAGAGGTAAAGAAAATGTTAGAGATAGAAATTAGAAGCTATATCGCTGAAGATTGTGTTTTTTTGACTGAATTATTCTATCAAACCGTTCATCAAATTAATCAAAAAGATTACTCCTTAAGGCAATTAGAAGTATGGGCTCCAAAAGAAGTTGAGACTCAAAAATGGAATAAACGCTTTTTGTCCTCCTATACAGTCGTTGCATTGATCAAGGAAAAAATCGTAGGGTTTGGAAATATTGATTGTGATGGATATTTAGATTGTTTATATGTTCATGCCAATTACCAACGTCAAGGAGTTGCAACTTTAATCTATGAGGCATTAGAACAGAAGGTAAAACGTCAAAATCATCGGATTGAGACGCATGCCTCAATAACTGCTATTCCATTTTTCCAAGCGAAAGGATTTAAT is a window of Turicibacter sanguinis DNA encoding:
- a CDS encoding TDT family transporter, whose protein sequence is MKNLISKIANLPVGVIATCVGMATLSNVYLTLGYTGIRHVSMMIAAVIWIAAFIKITVHFKTFKQEYQNVVPASLYATFTMLTMILGSYIFSYQQTIGKAIWLTGVCLHILHILIFTYRNVIKGVKKETFIPSWFVTYNGLLVSTVVGTAMNEPMLSKCIVFYGITVFIIIIPFMIIRMIKRPIPDALYHTSAILLAPSSLCLVSYLNVIPNPNAVVVYCLYAAVFATLIFILISIPKFFKPAFHPGFAGLTFPLAIGVVASMKMSNFLMAQGMETLGAFIKEVSGIQIYMTTAIIAFVFYNFVRLFVKSYQK
- a CDS encoding TDT family transporter → MRLLEKIGRLPVGVLATSVGLVTLSNIYLLLGFPILKHLAMMVAILVRLAALLKITVHFRIFKSEYKQAVPASLYGTFSMLTMIIGSYLVNYEETIGKAFWYIGILLHLIHTVVFTYEHVVKGVNKDSFTPTWFVTYDGLLVSTVVGSAMGNQVLQEVICWYGLVMFIIIMPFMILRLLKRPIAEQLYHTTAILIAPGSLVIVSFLNVFAEPNPLILYGLYAVIFSSFIFILYNIPKFFRFSFHPGFAGLTFPLAIGTVASTSFSNHLINHELEGLGVLIKQLSGIELFLATAVIAFVCYNFLRMLVRTYQSAQNV
- a CDS encoding iron-containing alcohol dehydrogenase yields the protein MQDFHYQNGTKIIFGRETEASVGQELKKYTNKVLLHYGGGSIKKTGLYDKVMHSLHEAGIEVFELGGVKPNPRLSLVRKGINLCQEQEIPFILAVGGGSVIDSAKAIAAGVHYEGDVWDLFCGVAVEHECLPLATILTIPAAGSETSSGTVVTNDEIGLKRSFGHESLRPVFSILNPELTFTLPTYQTACGIADMLAHVLERYFTNERHVDITDRLCEATMKSIIDNGLRVMNDPFNYDIRAELMLAGMIAHNGSLDMGRIGDWASHDIEHELSGMYDIAHGAGLAIIFPAWMKYVYHHDVNRFAQFGSRVFNLEINLNHPEETALLAIEKLESFFKALGLPTSFSDADLPTDHIEELAQKLVCDCDSVGNYVPIKEADALEIYRLAL
- a CDS encoding cation diffusion facilitator family transporter, whose product is MFINWLTKLFIKNYDQLEREEVRTQYVYIAGIIGILANILLFIVKFSVGVLTGSIAVMADAFNNFSDTASSVITMIGVKLANLPADKEHPHGHGRLEYLSALLVAFMVMLVGVQFIKSSVERILNPSVIQFEIVSFILLAISVVVKLWLSRFNKVMGEKVNSSALKAASVDALGDVFTSSTVLISFLAARFTSFPVDGYAGVLVAGFILYAGYTLVKETISPLLGEAPDEELVNDIYERILSYDLITGAHDLVIHNYGVGRIMASIHAEIPADQDIMTIHDVIDQAEREISEALKLHLVVHMDPVCIETDEIKEMKRELDKIIATHPAILSMHDFRIIGHEPNKNLVFDLVVDGSKLTKELTEDQIKDAVITQIRQSHPTYRCVIVIDKAYL
- a CDS encoding GNAT family N-acetyltransferase; its protein translation is MLEIEIRSYIAEDCVFLTELFYQTVHQINQKDYSLRQLEVWAPKEVETQKWNKRFLSSYTVVALIKEKIVGFGNIDCDGYLDCLYVHANYQRQGVATLIYEALEQKVKRQNHRIETHASITAIPFFQAKGFNVLRPQVVIRQGIELENFIMEKVIKKSET